In Populus nigra chromosome 1, ddPopNigr1.1, whole genome shotgun sequence, one genomic interval encodes:
- the LOC133696976 gene encoding protein GRIM REAPER, whose translation MASSLLKLAAILSLVFSILLALNTQITLSSDIEDDDEEYVLDTPLEDFRSRSRFLASVIKKGARCNAERNNICNGVSANKGTGLLYCCKKHCRNVLGDKNNCGMCGNKCKFAESCCNGRCTNIISNVNHCGKCNKKCAPGVRCQYGTCGYA comes from the coding sequence ATGGCCAGTTCTTTACTCAAGCTTGCAGCCATTCTCTCCCTAGTCTTTTCCATCCTCCTAGCCCTGAACACTCAGATCACCTTATCATCCGATATAGAAGACGATGACGAAGAGTATGTTCTTGACACCCCACTAGAAGATTTCAGATCAAGAAGCCGGTTCTTGGCAAGTGTGATAAAGAAAGGTGCACGATGCAACGCTGAGCGTAATAACATATGTAATGGCGTTTCAGCTAACAAGGGCACGGGCCTACTTTATTGTTGCAAGAAACATTGTCGGAATGTTCTTGGAGACAAGAACAACTGTGGAATGTGTGGTAACAAGTGCAAATTTGCAGAGTCTTGCTGCAATGGAAGATGTACAAATATCATTTCCAACGTTAATCATTGTGGAAAGTGCAACAAGAAGTGTGCTCCGGGGGTTAGATGCCAGTATGGAACATGTGGGTATGCTTAA